Proteins found in one Brevibacillus brevis genomic segment:
- a CDS encoding sulfite exporter TauE/SafE family protein, whose translation MEMDLSTIVLLAVFGFVAAFIDSTVGGGGLISLPALLGLGMPPYLALGTNKLAGTISSATSSYTFIKSGKFDKKLMLILFPVSLIGAYFGAKTVLFVPQEFLKILVVIMMALIFVYTLFNKRFGQDSNYKGLTKFTLGIGIPFTFLIGFYDGFFGPGTGSFFVFLMVLLFGYDFVIAAGNGRILNLASNISALFVFTMEGKVVFMTGLIMGIAMLLGANLGAKMAIKTGVRYVRPLFLVVSITLIVKMVYELIFTA comes from the coding sequence GTGGAAATGGACTTATCAACGATCGTACTTCTCGCCGTCTTTGGATTCGTTGCAGCATTCATCGACAGTACTGTTGGTGGAGGTGGACTCATCTCCCTCCCCGCCCTGCTTGGTCTAGGAATGCCCCCGTATCTTGCTCTTGGCACGAACAAATTGGCTGGCACGATTTCATCTGCCACCAGCTCCTACACCTTTATCAAGAGCGGTAAATTTGACAAGAAGCTCATGCTGATCTTATTTCCTGTCTCGCTGATCGGTGCTTATTTCGGGGCGAAAACAGTTCTGTTCGTTCCTCAGGAGTTTTTGAAGATCCTTGTCGTTATTATGATGGCACTTATTTTTGTTTACACCCTTTTCAACAAGCGTTTCGGTCAAGATTCCAACTACAAAGGACTGACCAAATTCACGCTCGGCATCGGGATTCCTTTTACCTTTTTAATCGGATTTTACGATGGATTTTTCGGGCCTGGAACCGGTTCATTCTTTGTTTTTCTGATGGTGCTTTTGTTTGGCTATGATTTTGTGATTGCAGCCGGCAATGGCCGAATTTTGAATCTGGCCAGTAACATTTCAGCGCTTTTTGTCTTCACAATGGAGGGCAAGGTCGTCTTCATGACTGGTCTCATCATGGGGATCGCGATGCTGTTGGGTGCGAACCTTGGAGCCAAAATGGCTATCAAAACGGGGGTACGTTATGTTCGTCCGTTATTTTTGGTCGTATCCATTACTTTGATCGTGAAGATGGTGTATGAGTTGATTTTTACTGCTTGA